Part of the Vallitalea okinawensis genome, CCCAGTGCTGTTACCACTTGGAGAGATTAATTCTAAACTTACCTTGTCTGGAAGAGGTACATATACATTAAAGAAAAGACCTTTTTCATTTTCAGCAATGTTGAGTTCTATTTCCATTCTATTTTCATCTTCTTCGAAACTACCATGGTAATGACGTGAAGCATTTGCTTCATTACCCGCTGCAGTGATGACAACTACCCCAATAGAGTCTCCTTGTTTAGCCATATATTCTTCTATTTCGCTTGTTCCATTATGAGGTCCATCTGAAGAGGATATTGCAAAAAGAACGACTATGGGTTTCCCATCTGATTTCTCCAATACATAGTTGAATCCTTGAAAAATATCATTTGTTTGAAAAGCTATAGCACCTTCTTTTATTTGAAAAAAATCTTTGATACACTTTTTTGCTTGTTTTAGTTTAACAACGATTAGGTCTGAATCAGGAGCTGCACCTTGGAAATTCTCCCTTGGTTTTGGTCTTCCAGCTGCTACCCCCGCCAAAAAAGTTCCATGACCTATTTCATCTACTGTAGGAACAATTGATAAAGGATCATCAGAACTAATTGCTTCATTTATTTGCTGATTAGTAAATTCAGTGCCATATAGGAACCCTTCTGGCGGCGTTCCCTCTTGAGTTTGGTCCCATATACTTAATATTTTACTTGTATTATCTTCATATCTAAATGCTTCATGAAGGTAATCTATTCCCGTATCAATTATAGCTATTATGACGCCATTACCTGAGACATCAAGGCTAGTACTTTTTAGGACACTTCCTATACCAGCTGCTTCAATACTACTCATACTTGTTAATCCATATAAGTTTGGCAATAATCGGTACTCACTATCGAGATAGAATTCTTCGCATTGATCGGGGTCAACTTTTATATGAAACATTCCCCAGTCTTCAAATATCCTTTGTACACATTCTGCACCAGCTTCTTTTGCCGCTTCTTCAATATTACCTCTTAATTGATGATACAAATCCACATAATCTTCTGAGGTTATAATTTCATGACAATTCAATTCTTCATTATTATTTTCTTGTCTCAATTTATCCCTCCTTTTATAAGAGGTGTTTTCCATTCATTAGCTTAAGCTCTCTACATAAAATCTATGATAGATCATACCTAATGTATTACAATTAACAGTAAAAACCTCATGAAGTTAAAATAACTTCATGAAGTTTTTATTATTTCTTATGTTCATAATTCAATTGCCAAACCACGTTGTACTTGTCTTTTAATAAAGCAAACGTAGCACCCCAGAATGTCTCTTGAAGTTCCATTCTGATTTCACTATCCTTCTCAAGTTTTTTATAAGCTTCTTTGATGTCTTCTTCTCTATCAAACTCAAAAGAAATAGTACAGTTATCTCCAAAGTCCACTTTTTGCATAATATCTGAAAAATAAAGAGAGTAGTTCTCATTAAAATCAATTCTTGCATGTAACAATTTATCCGAGTCATCTGCTTTTTGCTTGAATGTAACTTTTCCTCCAAAGATATTCATGTAATAATCTAGTGCTTCAGCACAACCTTCAACAAATACATAGGGTGTTATTTTCATCTTATTACTCCTTTCTATTTATCCAAAGTATATCCAATAATACGAACTCTTTTGCAATGCATCTCTAAGACTGAATAATCATTTTCTTCAAAGTATTAAGTCATCTATAATGAATTTCAATCCCCTTTCCATCTCAGAATAATGATCAGCAACCCACCTAAAAGCTTGTAAATTAATCATAACATCTTCACGATTCCCATCTTCAATATGATGAGCTAAAAGTATCAGTTGTATTAAACTAATTAAATAGGGTATAGCTTT contains:
- a CDS encoding S8 family peptidase; translated protein: MRQENNNEELNCHEIITSEDYVDLYHQLRGNIEEAAKEAGAECVQRIFEDWGMFHIKVDPDQCEEFYLDSEYRLLPNLYGLTSMSSIEAAGIGSVLKSTSLDVSGNGVIIAIIDTGIDYLHEAFRYEDNTSKILSIWDQTQEGTPPEGFLYGTEFTNQQINEAISSDDPLSIVPTVDEIGHGTFLAGVAAGRPKPRENFQGAAPDSDLIVVKLKQAKKCIKDFFQIKEGAIAFQTNDIFQGFNYVLEKSDGKPIVVLFAISSSDGPHNGTSEIEEYMAKQGDSIGVVVITAAGNEANASRHYHGSFEEDENRMEIELNIAENEKGLFFNVYVPLPDKVSLELISPSGNSTGRFPIRSNEWQEKEFPLEASLVRIHYDLLDARSAEESIAVFVINPLPGIWNLVVYGDLIINGEFDIYLPTNDFIERNTIFLKPDPYTTIVLPSTNPGTITVGAYNEVINSIYLQSGRGYTRDERIKPDIVAPGTNVVGPYPKNQYGVLSGTSVSSAITAGASALLLEWGIVKGNDPSINTIATKAYLSRGARRRPNVSYPNREWGYGELDLFKTFQELQ
- a CDS encoding VOC family protein — translated: MKITPYVFVEGCAEALDYYMNIFGGKVTFKQKADDSDKLLHARIDFNENYSLYFSDIMQKVDFGDNCTISFEFDREEDIKEAYKKLEKDSEIRMELQETFWGATFALLKDKYNVVWQLNYEHKK